The Ascaphus truei isolate aAscTru1 chromosome 11, aAscTru1.hap1, whole genome shotgun sequence genome includes a window with the following:
- the LOC142463016 gene encoding uncharacterized protein LOC142463016: MQFSSPGQNKYTSSGGPSSNPGAGSSSNRIIPRLEPWMRQTVVMQLREVDGQRPLLDAETFAKELVSKAGFTPDEILSIQDLRGGLFFVTFATAGACRRYWEAFQTLEQEVPFSEFDVNCPIQRDERRITVTVRNPHIPGKDIATFLRRSCTVVKEPSRIKDKLGYWVGKWSMVVRLWPNPEAADRLHHLPPSFSLAGSSGRIFYPDQPQTCGNCGNLGHQWKQCTLKACRNCKNTGHETKDCPRQKTCDLCGETTHMFRDCQLRVRSYAEAAAKGATPGAPLTATRKAAKKPPANQPVKAQGDSQLSANMEHGQTSSSSRMTE, translated from the exons ATGCAGTTCTCTTCACCTGGACAGAACAAATA caccagcagcggcggccccagctccaaccctggagctgggagcagcagcaacaggataatcccccgcctggaaccctggatgaggcagacggtggtgatgcagctgagggaggtcgacggacagcgccctctattggacgctgagacctttgccaaggagctggtgagcaaaGCAGGCTTTACTCCCGACGAGATCCTGAGCATCCAGGACCTCAGGGGTGGCCTGTTTTTCGTCACCTTCGCCACTGCGGGAGCCTGCAGGAGGTACTGGGAGGCTTTCCAGACCCTGGAACAGGAGGTCCCCTTCTCAGAGTTCGACGTGAACTGCCCTATCCAGAGGGACGAGAGGAggatcactgtgacggtgaggaacccccatatccctggaaaggatattgctacctttctgcggcgctcttgcaccgtggtgaaggagccgagcaggatcaaggacaagttggggtactgggtgggaaagtggagcatggtagttcgcttgtggccaaatccagaagcggcagatcggctgcaccacctccctcccagtttttcacttgcgggcagctcagggaggatcttttaccctgaccagccccagacctgcggtaattgcgggaacctggggcatcagtggaaacagtgcaccctgaaagcctgcagaaactgcaagaacaccggacacgaaactaaggattgtccccgccagaaaacctgcgacctgtgcggagagacaacccacatgttccgggactgccagctgagggtcaggagctaCGCAGAGGCCGCGGCGAAAGGCGCAACACCGGGCGCGCCCCTGACAGCAACCCGGAAGGCAGCCAAGAAGCCCCCTGCAAACCAACCTGTAAAGGCACAAGGGG ATTCACAGTTGTCAGCAAATATGGAACATGGTCAGACTTCTTCCAGCAGCAGGATGACAGAATAA